A genomic stretch from Schistosoma haematobium chromosome 4, whole genome shotgun sequence includes:
- a CDS encoding hypothetical protein (EggNog:ENOG41036JG~COG:O): MTNYRTELRIPVERNNKSIINDDYFTFDDNSMLTLNDNWKYNNSNNINNWDSRSRHTSGNEYISHDIPWNKRLRTTSADPTRYTNVDYLYDDMKRRMEERRRRWNEEFKLLNNDMLLPSRLKSSNDIFSSRETINSPNSHDIISKNPSSSGYEQFPDGSVHFVSNFNLSGYDPELLKVFVRDGKLMVVAKTEHNHSTNSLNTTINTNNTNNNSISSFCEYTHSLNLPPGVDDEKLSAVLSLNGVLTVSCPMKPPSFSSSTNLQSPYSENLSDSFWNNHHQYYRHHYRSPTMKPQQQYSRKIDLKSPKSNYSSRSSHSDYDIISRDQQDYQSRHPSSSIQLQQQQQQQRKHRFRLELPIDSEYSPGEIQIKTLNRRIYIKARHEERAPNRTSVREFSKEYDIPDNIDPESLTAKFSNGILYIEEPIV; encoded by the coding sequence ATGACCAATTATCGAACAGAATTACGTATACCTGTTGAacgaaataataaatcaataatcaatgatGATTACTTTACATTTGATGATAATTCAATGTTAACATTAAATGACAATTGgaaatataataatagtaataatataaataattgggATTCACGTAGTCGTCATACATCAGGTAATGAATATATTTCACATGATATCCCATGGAATAAACGTTTACGTACAACTTCTGCTGATCCTACAAGATATACCAATGTAGATTATCTATATGATGATATGAAACGTAGAATGGAAGAACGTCGTAGACGATGGAATGAAGaatttaaattattgaataatgatatGCTATTACCTAGTCGATTAAAAAGTTCAAATGATATATTTAGTAGTAGAGAAACAATAAATTCTCCAAATTCACATGATATTATATCAAAAAATCCTTCATCAAGTGGTTATGAACAATTTCCAGATGGAAGTGTACATTTTGTATCAAATTTTAATCTTTCTGGTTATGATCCAGAATTACTTAAAGTATTTGTACGTGATGGTAAATTAATGGTAGTAGCTAAAACTGAACATAATCATTCTACTAACAGTCTTAATACaactataaatacaaataatacaaataataattctaTATCATCTTTTTGTGAATATACTCATTCATTAAATTTACCTCCAGGTGTAGATGATGAAAAACTTTCTGCTGTTTTATCACTTAATGGTGTATTAACTGTTAGTTGTCCTATGAAACCACCATCATTTTCATCATCAACAAATTTACAATCACCATATTCTGAAAATTTATCAGATTCATTTTGGaataatcatcatcaatatTATCGTCATCATTATCGATCACCAACTATGAAACCACAGCAACAATATTCACGAAAAATTGACTTGAAATCACCTAAATCTAATTATTCTTCACGTTCTTCACATTCAGATTATGATATTATATCACGTGATCAACAAGACTATCAGAGTCGTCATCCTTCTTCTTCAATtcaactacaacaacaacaacaacaacaacgaaaacaTAGATTTCGTTTAGAACTACCAATTGATTCAGAATATTCACCAGGAGAAATACAAATTAAAACTTTGAATCGTCGCATTTATATTAAAGCACGTCATGAAGAACGAGCTCCTAATCGTACTTCTGTAAGAGAATTTTCTAAAGAATACGACATTCCAGATAATATTGATCCAGAAAGTCTcactgctaaatttagtaatggaatattatatattgaagaaccaattgtttaa